A single region of the Selenomonas sp. oral taxon 920 genome encodes:
- a CDS encoding tRNA threonylcarbamoyladenosine dehydratase, with the protein MSDRRFARTEMLLGSAGVEHLGRCSIAVFGIGGVGSYAAEALARAGVGRLTLVDHDVIDATNINRQIHALTETVGAFKTETMARRIHSINPACEVREIRAFYSPEDANTFFPEHYDYVLDAVDTVTAKIDLAVQCHRHGIPLIASMGAANKLDPTLFAVMDIYRTKGDPIARILRKKLKELGIPHLRVVCSRERPRTPEAVSEMPIAGRNAVPASVSFVPSVAGLIMAGAVIRDLLNLRVEVSS; encoded by the coding sequence ATGAGCGATCGGCGTTTCGCGCGGACGGAGATGCTGTTGGGCAGTGCGGGCGTGGAACATCTTGGCAGGTGCTCCATAGCAGTGTTCGGCATTGGCGGTGTCGGTTCGTATGCAGCAGAGGCACTGGCACGCGCGGGCGTTGGAAGACTGACGCTTGTCGATCATGACGTGATCGATGCAACGAATATCAATCGTCAGATCCATGCGCTGACAGAGACGGTCGGTGCGTTCAAGACGGAGACAATGGCGCGGCGTATTCACTCCATCAATCCCGCCTGCGAGGTTCGTGAGATTCGCGCCTTCTATTCGCCAGAGGATGCGAATACGTTCTTTCCAGAGCATTATGACTATGTATTGGACGCTGTAGATACGGTGACGGCAAAAATTGATCTCGCCGTACAGTGCCATCGGCACGGGATTCCACTGATTGCAAGTATGGGCGCGGCGAATAAACTCGACCCGACACTCTTTGCGGTCATGGATATCTATCGTACGAAGGGGGACCCAATCGCGCGCATTCTGCGGAAGAAGCTAAAGGAGCTGGGCATTCCGCATTTGAGGGTCGTCTGTTCGCGCGAGCGCCCACGCACACCGGAGGCAGTAAGCGAGATGCCCATTGCAGGGCGGAATGCGGTGCCTGCAAGTGTGTCCTTTGTCCCATCTGTCGCAGGACTCATTATGGCAGGAGCTGTGATTCGTGATCTCTTGAACCTACGAGTGGAGGTATCTTCATGA
- a CDS encoding NAD(P)H-dependent glycerol-3-phosphate dehydrogenase, whose protein sequence is MNISVLGCGRWGSFHAWYAARVGHTVTLWGRAGSVHLAELRTSRTNEFLTLPDAIHLTDDLGVAVRTAEVVIISIHAQALRSFLRDLCAQGLGKELAQRQIILCMKGLEIGTGTRLTTVVHKELGADVKPVVWVGPGHVQDFVRGIPNCMVLAGEDREALHHLVGELGSPLIRFYYGEDLLGTEVGAAAKNVVGLAAGMLDGLGYGSLKGALMARGTRELVRLVRAMGGDGETIYGLSHLGDYEATLFSPYSNNRRYGEAVVRGTAGDFHKIAEGVYTAEALMALSEEHGVDLPISATVYEIVTQGKDPHAQLTQLFMRRAKSEKE, encoded by the coding sequence ATGAACATATCTGTATTGGGGTGCGGACGCTGGGGTTCCTTTCATGCGTGGTATGCTGCGCGCGTGGGTCATACGGTTACTCTCTGGGGGCGTGCGGGGTCTGTGCATCTGGCAGAACTGCGTACGTCACGAACAAATGAATTTTTGACGCTGCCCGATGCGATTCATCTGACCGATGATTTGGGTGTCGCAGTTCGAACAGCAGAGGTTGTCATTATCTCCATTCATGCACAGGCACTGCGTTCCTTTCTCCGCGATCTCTGTGCGCAGGGATTGGGGAAGGAACTTGCACAGCGGCAGATCATTCTCTGTATGAAGGGGCTGGAGATTGGCACTGGAACGAGGCTTACAACCGTTGTGCACAAGGAATTGGGGGCGGATGTGAAACCCGTCGTCTGGGTCGGTCCCGGGCATGTACAGGACTTCGTACGTGGGATTCCGAACTGCATGGTGCTTGCGGGCGAGGACAGGGAGGCTCTGCATCATCTTGTAGGGGAGCTCGGCAGCCCGCTCATCCGCTTTTACTATGGAGAGGATCTGCTCGGAACAGAGGTCGGAGCGGCGGCAAAGAACGTCGTTGGGCTTGCCGCAGGGATGCTCGATGGCCTCGGCTACGGCAGTCTAAAGGGGGCTCTTATGGCGCGCGGCACACGGGAACTCGTACGCCTCGTGCGTGCAATGGGGGGAGATGGGGAGACGATCTATGGGCTCTCGCACCTAGGTGACTACGAGGCAACCCTCTTTTCTCCATACAGCAACAATCGACGTTATGGTGAGGCAGTTGTACGCGGCACAGCGGGAGACTTTCACAAGATCGCTGAGGGCGTCTATACGGCAGAAGCATTGATGGCGCTCTCAGAGGAGCATGGTGTCGACCTGCCAATCTCCGCAACCGTTTATGAAATTGTCACACAGGGAAAAGACCCGCATGCGCAGCTGACACAGCTTTTTATGCGCAGAGCGAAGAGCGAGAAGGAATAA
- a CDS encoding (deoxy)nucleoside triphosphate pyrophosphohydrolase has translation MSERKHIDVVAGAILRDGKVFGACRGYGAYAGTWEFAGGKVEQGETDEEALVREIHEELGVDIAVERLLGIVDHDYPEYHMNMRLYVCRHVAGEPQLSVHSAGRWLGRAELYSVPWFEADMELIRKLERDLC, from the coding sequence ATGAGTGAACGAAAACATATTGATGTCGTTGCGGGCGCAATCCTTCGTGACGGCAAAGTGTTCGGCGCGTGCCGCGGATACGGCGCCTACGCGGGAACATGGGAATTTGCGGGCGGCAAGGTTGAGCAGGGCGAGACAGACGAGGAGGCGCTTGTGCGTGAAATCCATGAGGAACTTGGGGTCGATATCGCCGTGGAGCGACTGCTTGGCATCGTCGATCACGACTATCCGGAGTACCATATGAATATGCGTCTCTATGTATGCCGCCACGTTGCGGGAGAGCCGCAGCTAAGCGTGCACTCAGCGGGGCGTTGGCTTGGGCGAGCAGAACTCTACTCCGTGCCGTGGTTCGAGGCAGATATGGAACTTATCCGTAAGCTTGAGCGCGATCTGTGCTGA
- a CDS encoding IMP dehydrogenase: MAHYYTEPSHTFGEYLLVPGYSSTECFPANVSLRTPLVKFHRDEESALTMNIPLTSAIMQAVSNDTMAIALAKQGGVSFIYGSQSIEEEAAMVSRVKNYKSGFVSSDSNISPNTTLGGVLDLLAKTGHSTMAVTEDGSANGKLVGIVTSRDYRVSRMSLDTEVATFMTPFEKLVWADADATTLTQANDLIWERKLNMLPLIDKNQRLRYMVFRKDYTDNKENELELTDSNKSYIVGAGINTRDYAERVPALIAAGVDVLCIDSSEGFSEWQRLTIQHIREEFGDSVKVGAGNVVDGEGFRFLANAGADFIKVGIGGGSICITRETKGIGRGQATALIDVCAERDKYFKETGIYIPICSDGGIVYDYHMTLALAMGADFLMLGRYFSRFDESPTDRVMVNGTYYKEYWGEGSNRARNWQRYDLGGNKKLSFEEGVDSYVPYAGPLKENVETTLSKIRSTMCNCGALNLPEFRDKAKLTLVSSTSIVEGGAHDVILRDKLGRD, translated from the coding sequence TTGGCGCATTATTACACCGAGCCATCACACACATTTGGAGAGTATCTGCTCGTTCCGGGCTACTCCTCGACGGAGTGCTTCCCTGCAAATGTCTCATTGCGTACGCCGCTGGTCAAATTTCATCGCGATGAGGAGTCGGCGCTCACGATGAACATACCGCTGACCTCCGCGATTATGCAGGCAGTATCCAATGATACGATGGCGATTGCCCTCGCTAAGCAGGGCGGAGTATCCTTCATCTATGGTTCGCAGTCCATCGAGGAGGAGGCTGCGATGGTCTCCCGCGTAAAAAACTACAAGTCCGGGTTTGTCAGCAGCGATTCCAACATCAGTCCCAACACGACTCTTGGCGGTGTGCTTGACCTTCTTGCCAAGACGGGGCACTCTACGATGGCGGTTACGGAGGATGGTTCCGCAAATGGGAAACTCGTCGGCATCGTGACGAGTCGTGACTATCGTGTATCGCGGATGTCCCTTGATACGGAGGTCGCTACGTTCATGACTCCGTTTGAAAAACTTGTCTGGGCGGATGCGGATGCGACAACACTCACACAGGCGAACGATCTCATCTGGGAGCGCAAGCTGAATATGCTGCCGCTCATCGACAAGAATCAGCGCTTACGCTACATGGTATTCCGCAAGGATTACACCGACAACAAGGAGAATGAGCTCGAGTTGACCGACAGCAATAAGAGTTATATTGTTGGTGCCGGCATCAACACGCGCGACTATGCCGAGCGTGTTCCGGCGTTGATTGCGGCGGGCGTGGATGTCCTCTGCATTGACTCTTCTGAGGGGTTCTCCGAGTGGCAGCGCCTGACAATTCAGCACATCCGTGAGGAGTTCGGCGACAGTGTAAAGGTTGGTGCGGGCAATGTTGTCGACGGCGAGGGGTTCCGCTTCCTTGCGAATGCGGGGGCGGACTTCATCAAAGTCGGCATCGGCGGCGGTTCGATCTGCATCACGCGTGAGACGAAAGGCATTGGGCGCGGACAGGCGACTGCACTCATCGACGTGTGCGCTGAGCGTGATAAATACTTCAAGGAAACGGGCATCTACATCCCCATCTGCTCCGATGGCGGCATTGTCTACGACTACCACATGACGCTCGCACTTGCGATGGGGGCGGATTTCCTTATGCTCGGACGCTACTTCTCGCGTTTCGATGAGAGCCCGACGGATCGCGTCATGGTGAACGGCACATACTACAAGGAGTATTGGGGCGAGGGTTCAAATCGTGCGCGCAACTGGCAGCGTTATGACCTCGGCGGCAATAAGAAACTGTCCTTCGAGGAGGGCGTAGATTCCTATGTTCCCTATGCGGGTCCTCTGAAGGAAAATGTCGAGACGACCCTCTCCAAGATTCGCTCCACCATGTGCAACTGCGGCGCACTCAACCTGCCCGAGTTCCGCGACAAGGCGAAGCTCACCCTCGTCTCCTCGACCAGCATCGTCGAGGGCGGCGCACACGATGTCATCCTGCGCGACAAGCTTGGACGTGATTGA
- a CDS encoding tRNA 2-thiocytidine biosynthesis TtcA family protein codes for MNINIPQSYFSKLMRAVVEFELIEQGDRILIGVSGGKDSIFLTYALAILRERLKKDFTIAAFTVNPQFDTPLNTDAIASFCKSLDVPYGVVDVDIAGAIAEQDDKSPCFTCAFFRRGAVNRYAVEHKMNKVAYAHHHDDAVETFLMSLFYSGQLNTFRPKTYLDKTDITVIRPLVYFREQEITDAIQYHGFTPIPSPCPHNGNTTRQTVKELIETLGRDNPNLYNHLAAGMREGALGELWPASKTRKEMERTYRAFMAKG; via the coding sequence TTGAACATCAACATCCCACAGTCCTATTTCAGCAAGCTCATGCGAGCTGTCGTGGAGTTCGAACTGATTGAGCAGGGCGACCGCATTCTCATCGGCGTATCAGGCGGCAAGGACAGCATCTTTCTCACCTACGCCCTCGCCATCCTGCGTGAACGTCTCAAAAAGGACTTTACCATCGCAGCATTCACTGTCAACCCACAGTTTGACACGCCCCTCAATACCGATGCAATTGCATCATTCTGCAAAAGTCTCGATGTCCCCTACGGTGTTGTGGATGTCGATATCGCAGGCGCGATTGCGGAGCAGGACGACAAAAGCCCCTGCTTCACCTGCGCGTTTTTCCGGCGCGGCGCAGTCAATCGCTATGCCGTGGAGCACAAAATGAATAAGGTCGCCTACGCGCATCATCATGACGATGCTGTGGAGACCTTCCTCATGAGTTTATTCTACTCGGGGCAGCTGAACACGTTCCGTCCCAAAACCTATCTCGATAAGACGGACATCACCGTCATCCGCCCCCTCGTCTACTTCCGCGAGCAGGAAATCACCGACGCGATCCAATACCACGGCTTCACGCCGATCCCCTCCCCCTGCCCCCACAACGGCAACACCACGCGTCAGACTGTCAAGGAGCTGATCGAAACGCTCGGCAGGGATAATCCGAACCTCTACAACCACCTCGCTGCGGGGATGCGTGAGGGCGCACTTGGCGAGCTTTGGCCCGCAAGCAAGACTCGCAAAGAGATGGAGCGCACCTACCGCGCATTTATGGCGAAGGGGTAG
- a CDS encoding thiamine diphosphokinase, which produces MHEYKHALILPTLHATLPCLPSQELVCLGGGRTPTKDWLTQLFQQSEKGGTDRPILAIDRGVNICYALKLPPVHLIGDGDSASKAAWTWAETQGAQVHSFPPKKDFTDTELTLHIAAERFARPLIILTGAFGGRLDHLMSTAAVAAHADISCVLADECETLFYLHAGESLTVTCDTPPRAISLLPFTEECTGVTTHGLYWELRDACITNRASLAISNVLARENTKKTFAVSIKSGVLGVYLCHKE; this is translated from the coding sequence ATGCATGAATACAAGCACGCTCTCATCCTCCCAACCCTCCACGCGACGCTGCCATGTCTGCCGTCGCAGGAACTTGTCTGCCTTGGCGGCGGACGGACACCGACAAAAGATTGGTTGACACAGCTCTTTCAACAATCCGAAAAGGGCGGTACCGATCGCCCCATCTTGGCGATTGATCGGGGTGTAAATATCTGCTATGCACTAAAACTTCCACCCGTCCATCTGATCGGCGATGGGGACAGTGCAAGCAAAGCAGCGTGGACGTGGGCAGAAACGCAGGGAGCGCAGGTCCATTCCTTCCCTCCGAAGAAGGACTTTACGGACACAGAGCTTACGCTCCATATTGCTGCGGAACGTTTTGCTCGGCCGCTCATCATCCTAACGGGAGCATTTGGCGGGCGGCTTGACCATCTCATGAGCACTGCCGCCGTCGCCGCGCACGCCGACATCTCCTGCGTACTTGCGGACGAGTGCGAAACACTTTTCTATCTCCATGCAGGTGAATCGCTCACCGTGACCTGCGACACGCCCCCGCGTGCCATCTCCCTCCTCCCCTTTACGGAGGAATGTACGGGCGTAACAACGCATGGTCTGTATTGGGAACTGCGGGATGCGTGCATCACAAATCGTGCATCACTTGCAATCAGCAACGTCCTCGCACGCGAAAACACAAAAAAAACGTTTGCCGTCTCCATCAAGAGCGGCGTTCTCGGTGTCTATCTCTGCCATAAAGAATAA